DNA from Nitrospira sp.:
CAAGACAAAATCCATTTCGAGTTTCCGCTTTCTGATATCGACGAGTTGCGCCCGGATCCCTGGTTTCCCCCAGCTCTGATAATGCTCGGGTTTGACTCCCTCCGCCAATTGACTCGCCAGGGAAATCATCGTCGATTTCGAATACTTCGCCATCTCACGGATCGCAAGGGTTTTGAAGTCAAAGTTGGACGCGGCCAGCAAACTCGCCCCACGCGCGGCGACCTCGAAAAATTCGCTCCAACGAAAGTTTGCGACGCCGCCGTAATGTTCCCGCCAGAGTCCCGGGATTGCCGTGGGACCGATCTTAGCTTTCCCGCTGGCCGCCACCGTGAAGTGTACTCCCAGAAAGGGATTCTTTAGATCAGGAACAGGATAGATGTTCGTGCGAATCGATCCGGCAGGCTCGCTGGAGTAAAGGTAGAGGCCCTTAAAAGGAAGGATTCGATAGTGCTCGGAAAACCCGAATTCCCGTGCGATACGGTCCGCATAGAGTCCGGCCGCATTGACGACATACCCCACGTCGAATAAGCCTTTCGTCGTCAACACTCGCCCTTGGGATGACGAGAGGTATCGCACCCCGCAATGGAGCTGCACGCCTTCATCAACGGCATCTTTTTTCATGGCCTGCATGACCTGCACAGGGTCAACCGTTGACGTCGCGGGCGAGAACAACGCGCGCCCGCAGGTCTTCACACGAGGTTCTATCGACTTGGCATCCTTCTCGGAGATCTCCTCAAGCGGTATGCCGTTCGCGCGCCCTCGCCGAAGCAATTCATCGAGCCCCGCGTGATCAGCCTGATTTCTTGCAACAACCAACTTTCCGCATTTATTCAGAGGGATCCCCTTCGCGTCGCAGTATTCAGTCAAGAGGCGATTCCCCCTCCACGTAAACTTCGCCTTCAGACTGTCTGGTGAATAGTAAAACCCTGCGTGCAAGACACCGCTATTGCGACCACTGGCATGCAATCCGCAATCAATCTCTTTTTCGAGGAGGTGCACCGATGCGCCAGAAAACATTCGTCGAAGCCTGCGCGCGATATTCAGACCGATAACTCCGCCACCAATGACCAAGAAGTCCGATTGCACAGCGGCTTACCACATCTTCCACGGGGCCTTGCCGGATTGCCACAGCCCCTCCAAGTATTCTTTTTCCTTCAGCGTATCCATGCAAGACCAGAAACCATAATGTTTGAACCCCACCATCTGGCCAGCATGGGCAAGGCGCTCGACGGGATCACGTTCCCAGATTGTATGATCCCCTTCGATATAATCCAGCGCCTTAATGTTCAGAACAAAAAATCCTCCGTTAATCCACCCCTCCCCCGCCTCCGGCTTCTCGAAAAATTCAGTCACCCGGTCTCCTTCAAAGCCGATGCGGCCAAATCGCGCAGGAGAACGGACCGAAGTCATTGTCGCAAGTTTGCCGTGAGAGTGATGGAACTTCAATAACTTGTCGATATTCAGATCGGCCACCCCATCTCCGTACGTCAACATGAACGTCTCATCCGTCCCCAGCCATTTTCTCAGACGTTTGACCCGCCCCCCGGTTTGCGTCGTCAGGCCGGTGTCCGCCAAATGGACTGTCCATTTCGGCTGGTTGCCGTCGTGAATGATCGTTTTCCCGGTAGACAGATCAACTGACAAATCATTGTTAATGGCAAAAAAATTCAGGAAGTACTCTTTGATCATTTCGCCCTTATACCCAAGCGCCACCACGAATTCTGTGATGCCATACACGGCATGAATCTGCATGATATGCCAGAGGATTGGCTTGCCACCAATTTCTACCATAGGCTTTGGACGGAGCACTGTCTCCTCGGACAACCGAGTTCCCAATCCGCCAGCCAAAATCACCGCTTTCATGTGCGTACCTCCTGCAATCGACGGTTTCCGCTACGTCATCCGGCAATGAACTACATCATCTCCGAAACTAAGCAACCTAGGAACGCCATCGTTTCATTCCCTACAACGTTGCAGGAGGAGAAAAGAGTGCGAACTGACGCCTTACCGAATCGACGCTACGATGAGAGGTGCTCGGTAGTCCACTTGAGCAAGGGCCTCACAACGCCCTCCCATCGTCCCGTCACATCGCCTCTGGCCGTATCTCCCGTCCCCGGGTCTATTACTCGAAAGCCCACAACTCGCGGAACATCACAGTGTTCCTGCCAGGGGTCCTCTGAAAAGATCCCTCCTCCTACGACCATGGTACCTTCCGACAAGAAATTTCCGGGAATCCAAACTGTGCTGATATAGTGACCTGTTGGTCGAGGTCGTCTGTACCATGCGGGATCTCGGTCATTGACCACGAAAGCGATAACATCGTCTTCCGTATTGAAACCGAACTGCGCCACAATCGTGTGTCCCGGTTTGAGAATGTCATATTCGATCTCAACTCGTATTGGCTTTCTAATATCCATGACATCTGCAACCTGGCCGGCGGCGGATTTCACCCGCACGGCCCGCAGGCGCACGACCTCGTTGCCGGGCGCCTGTGCCGGGTCCGGCCATGCCGCACAGGCCTGAATATGGCCGGCGTGCAGGTACTGATTCACCACGTCGTGGGCCGTGCCCTCCTGCACCACCTCGCCCTGGTGCAACAGCATCGCCCGTTTGCATAACCGGGTAATGGCCTGCATGTCGTGCGACACCAGGATCACCGTCCGCCCGTGCTGCCCCACAGCCTCCATCTTCCCCATGCACTTCTTCTGGAACCGCACGTCCCCCACCGCCAGCACCTCGTCCACGATCAGAATGTCCGGGTCCATATGGGCCAACACCGAGAACCCCAACCGGACATACATCCCGCTGGAGTAATGTTTCACCGGCGTGTCGATAAAGGCCTCCACTTCGGCGAAGGCCACGATCTCGTCGAACTTCCGGGCAATTTCCTGGCGGGTCATGCCCAGAATGGCCCCGCTCATGTAGACGTTGTCCCGCCCGGTCAGTTCCGGATGGAAGCCGGTTCCCACTTCCAGCAAGCCGCAGAAGCGCCCCGTGAGGACTACCCGGCCCCGCGTGGGTTCGGTCACCCGCGAGAGGATCTTCAGGAGGGTGCTCTTGCCCGACCCATTGGTGCCGATCACCCCGAACACTTCCCCCTGTTTGATCTCAAACGACACGTCGCGCAGCGCCCAGAGGCTCGCCGCAGCCCGGGGGACGGCCGGCTGCGGCCGCCAGAGCCGGCTCAGCCCTCGCGCCAGGGCGCCGGCCAGGGAGGTCTCCGAGGCATGGGTCGCCCCCAGGCGATACCGCTTCGACAACTGCTCGACTCGTACCGCGGTGTCTCCCATTCAGATCACATCGGCGAAGGTTCGCTCCACCCTCCGAAAAAACATCACGCCGCCTCCCAACAAGATCGTGACCACCCCCAGACTCACCGCCACCATCCCCCACTCCGGGGCCGCCTTGCCCAAAAGCGCCCAGCGAACCCCCTCAATGACCCCCGCCATGGGGTTCAATCCATAGTACACACGCACGGGCTCCGGCACCAGGGACGCGGGATACAGGACCGGGGAGGCAAACATCCACAATTGCGTCATCAAGGGCACGATCGACGCCACATCCCGGTATTTGACATTGAGCGCCGACAGCCACAGGCTCACGGACAGCGCGGTGACCACCGCCCCCCCCACGAACAGGGGCAGGCACACCAGCGTCCAGGGCGGCACGATCTGGTACCACAGCATCATCCCGAGCAGGAGGAGCAGCCCGACGGCAAAATCCACCAGGTTGATGAAGGTGGCGGCGATCGGAATGATCAGCCGCGGAAAATAGACCTTCTTGATCAGGCCGCCCTCCGTCACCACACTCAGGGTGCTCCGTTCGAGGCTGCGCGCAAACAGCGCCCAGGGCAGTATCGCCGCGAACACGAACAGGGGATAGGGCACGCCGTCCGAGGGCACTTTGACCACATAACTGAAGACCACCGTGAAGATCATGGTACTGAGCAGCGGCTGCAGGAGGGCCCACCCCGCCCCGATGGCCGTCTGGGCATACCGCGTTTTCAGGTCCCGCCAGGCCAGAAAATAGAACAACTCCCGCGCCGCCCACAGCTCTCCCCACCCCACCCGGACATACCCCTGGCTCGGTTCAATGACTATTGAAGAAGAATCACTTTGTGCCACGGCATATTCCATTATCGTAGTCGGGTATCAGCATCCAGGAAGTACAAGAGACTTGGCGACATTACCCCTTATCCGACTCGAGGATTGAGAGGAGACCACCGCAAGTCTTAACCTTTGAATGAATGGTCTGAACAAAACGCACTGGAAGATCCTAGGTATGCCCGCACCACAAGAATAGCACAATGCGATGCAAGGGACTCCTGCCCTTGACTAAACCGAACGGCTTAAGACCTATGGGCAGCAACAATTGAATTTTGGTAGGGAGCTAACTTTCCTGACTGATGAAGCTATGTCTTAGTGCAGAGAATCACAATGTTCCTAATCGTGCTTCGTGATACTCTACTTCATTCGGAGACGACCGAGAAGTCTCCAGTAAAGCCGGACGATCGTCGACAAACAGCGCGACTCTCACTTGAATTCACATCACCAGAAAGACTGCGAAAGGATGTTCGCCTGAAGCATACATTCATAAGCACTACGTTAACTTAATATGACAGTTGGTATGGTTGTAGAAGAAGTTGAATGTCTCGCGAGAGGCCGCGAAAGCAACCGCTCATGGTACATCCGTTCAATTGGAGAGAACACTTGTCGAATCGGTGCAAAAGAAAAATCCTGTAAGAGTGCACGCATTCTGCATTCCGTTTTATCTAAATTAAGATAATGCCGCAATCGTGACAGCAACGATCCTTCCATTCTCGGTTGGTCTGGATCGAATTCCCATGGATGCATGTACATGACTAACGAAGAACCTTGTCCTTCCAGCTTTTTCAAGAATGCCCGCAGAACCACATAGGGATATAATCGAAAATATCCCCCCCCAGCGACCGGCAATCGAACTCCCATATATTTAACGGTCGAGGGAGGCACTTCCCATAGTAGGCCGGACGCCGTCAAAAGCTGATGCACCTCCGGATTGGCAGAGGGCACACCATAGCGATCATGCAGCACTGGAAAGATGCTGGAGTCATATCCATAACCTTCCTCAACAAGAATCTGGGTGGCCCACATCGTATCCTTTGTAATGGAAAAACTTGGCGCGCGATATCCCACTACCGGTTCCGAGAGAATATTTTCCAGAATACCCTTGGCCTTCCGAATATCTTCACGAAAAGCGACGGGAGTTTGGCTTGTAATAAGCTCATGCCCATATCCATGCGATGCAATTTCATGCCCTCCCGATGCAATTCGTCGGACCAAAGACGGATACCGTTCCGCCACCCATCCAAGGACAAAGAATGTTGCTTGCACTCCGTTATCGGCCAAGAGTCCCAGCAGTTTTTCGGTATTTTCTTCTACTCGGCTCTCAAATTGTCCCCAATGCCGTCGGCGCATCGGAGATTCGAACGCCGATACCTGAAAATGCTCTTCGACATCGAATGACAAGCAATTTTTAGGACCCACCACAGCCATATGCTCCTTACCGCGCCCCTTCACCCATGAACATAACCTTCACAGTATAAACGACGATTCGTAAGTCAAGAATTAATGACAGATTCTTCACATAAAAAAGATCGTACTGAAGTTTCACATGAGAATCTTCCTTCGAAGCCCCGTACCGAAAACGCGTTTGTGCCCAACCGGTAATTCCTGGACGAACGGTGTGTCTTAAATCGTAGTATGGTATTGTATTCCTCAATTCCTGCACGAATACAGGACGTTCGGGTCTGGGCCCGACCAGACTCATTTCGCCCTTCATAACGTTTATCAACTGAGGCAGTTCATCCAATCTCCATTTTCGGATCCATCGTCCGACCCTGGATATACGTGGATCTTGCGTCGATGCCCATCTTGCCCCACTTTGTTCAGCATCCTGACGCATGGACCTGAACTTCCAAATCATATAAGGACGGCCACGCAATCCCACTCGCATTTGCCTGTAAAAAACAGGACCTGAAGAATCGAGCTTGATGAGAATTGCCAGAAAAAATACCAACGGTAGAAGTACTATCATCCCCACAATCGAAATTAAGATATCCAGACACCGCTTCAAAACCATGGTGACCAATCGACGGCGAAACCCTGTCGAAAAAATGAGAGCACTCGGTTTGAGATGGTCAATCGAAAGCCGTCCAGACTCTTCTTCATACAAGTAGTGGCCATCGACAACATCTCGGCCCATGGCCTTCATGTCCAAGAGAGTTTGGACCGGCAGAACCGCACGACGGTCTTCTAGACATACCGCCACCGTATGAACTTGATACCGCTCAGCAATCTCAAACAGTTGATCGTATGTGCCGATGATACTCGGATTGACCAATCGTTCGCCGATACGACTCATATCCTTATCAAGAAAACCGACTACTTCTGTAAATCCTGTACGCTTCGACATCAGGGTTTGACACAGATCTCGGGCTAGGGGTCCGACTCCAAGAATCAACACTCGGCGTTTTAGCTTAGGAAAGCTAACCGATACTGAAACCAGAGGTTGTTGAAGTGCTACACCCTCTACCTCAATTTCCTGTTCGGACTTACTTGAGCTGTTCATGGTGAGCTTCGCGGTAATACTCTTGCTGCATGTAATAGGGGGTGGTATGAGCATCTAAGCCATTCAGAATAATTCCAACATGAACGGTGTCACCAATGGCCTTCAACGCTTTTTGTACGACATCGCGACCTGTCATGCTTGCCTTAACGACATAGGCAAGAACATCCGCCATACTCGCCAGTACATGCATATCTGCAAGAGGTAACACGGGCGGAGCATCAATGATCACATAGTCAAACTTTTCTTTCAGTTCTGAAATCAAATCAGCCAGCTGATGCATCTTGGATAAAGCCAACGGGTTATCCCCCACTCCCCCTGCGGTAAGGATCCATGGTCCCACCTCGCCCAGTCGCTGCATACAATCCTCAACGACCTTAGTTCCACGAAGTACTTCCGCCAACCCTGGTTGCTGCCAAACGCCTGCGTAGATATGCTGCATAGGCCGCTTGAGGTCACAATCAATCACGACGGTTCTGCGGTCAAGGTCTTTTGCCAGAACGTATCCAAGATTGAGCGCTGTGGACGACTTTCCTTCGCCCATTACGGCACTTGTAACAACAATTGCCGTGCTCTTTCGTTCACCGGTCATTAACTCAAGGCGCGTAGCCGCAACCCGATATTGTTCTGCTACAAATGAGAGTGGTCTCCACATCGAAACCAATTCAAGGCCTGGTGTCGGGTTATGTAGCTGACCACTCTGACTTCGATGCTTTCCGGTTGTAGCAATGGGAAGCCCTCCCGTCATTTGGAAGTCATCGTTTTGCCTGTTTTGCCCGGATAACAACAATGCAGACGAACGATTCTTTTGCGAAAGCGCTCGTACAGTCTGCATGGTGCCCCCGAATGCACTTTCATATAGTGGAATAGATGCAATAACAGGAAGGCCTAATGTGATTTCGACTTCTTCAGCAGACCGGAATCCTCGTCCCATGAGTTCAAGACCCACCGCTCCCCCGAACCCTAACACACAACCTAGCGCGAGACCAGCGAGCATAATGAGAGGAATGTTAGGAACAACGGGAACCACCGGAGTATAGGCTGGATCTACCACACTAAATTTTGCACCCTTACGACCTTGGGCCAAACTTTTTTGCATTCCCGCACTAAGCTTCTTGTCTAACAACGACTGATAATTTTTCTGAAGATTGTCGTAATCCCGCTCCAGCGTCTTTAATTTTTGCTCTCGCTCAGGGGTTCGCTCCACCCTTCGCTCATACTGAGACATTTCCACAGAAATGTGTGCTTGGCGGCGCTTCACTGCATCCAGTTCAAGAACTATATCCTCTCTCTGCTTCAATAGTTCGGCATGATACGGATCAATTACCTTCCGTTTTGTTTTTTTCCCGCCAGATGGCTCATCAGCCGTCTCATTATCAGGTAATAAGTCACGATACTGCGCCGACGTCATCTCCCTAAGCTTCTTGATCTCTTCCTTGACTTGTACAAGATCAGGATACGTTTCCTTATATACCGAAGAAAGCTCCACTAACCGTCGTTCCAACTCTTTGATCCGCGCCAAACGAGGATCTTTATTGCGTTTGGGTGAGTTCCCAGGAGAATCACTGATTTCTCCCGTCTCCTCATAATCTTTAATTGATTTATCAATTTGGACCAAGCGGTTGGCCAAATTCTGAGCTTGCTCACTCTGCGACTTCATGTCGTCCTGAAGCCTGTCTAACTTGCGAAGATTAGCGTCAATTTGCTGAGGAAGCTCGCCTAAATGTTGTTGTTTGAACTCCGAAATTATTTTTTCTTTTGCTTCTAAATCTGCTTTCGCGTGTTTAAGCTCCAGCCCCAGAAAATCTTCTGCAGCTTCAACCCCTCGCTCCCGATCCTTGAGTGTTTCTTCAATGAACAGATCGCTGAGTCGCGAAGTTACATCTCTGGCAACAATGGGGTCTTCATTTAAAAATGACAGCGTAATAAACAACTTGTCTTTGGTGGGATCAACCTTGATGGATCCTCGCATGGCTCGAATGGCATTCTCCGACTGCGCAGCATCGGGATGATCCTTTTCATATCCAAAAAGTCCAAACTCCCCGGCAATTTGCCCAAGTGTTTTTCTGCCCATCACAAACTGCCGCACTTCCATAACACGATCCTCGAGAGTAGGCGCGTATGGCCCACCCGCCGGGTGAGGGCCACTCACAATAGACTCTTGTATCTTTGCACCCTCAAACCACATTTTTGTACTTGACTGATAGATCTTTGGCATGAGCGCACATACCACGCCGGCGATGCTAAGCGATACAAGGATCGAAGATATAACCAGCCATTTCCGGCTGACGATTGCTCGCCAATAGTCCTCTGGGGCTAACGTACGTGTGTTCATTTTTTTGTATCGCCCCCTCCTCCCAATTCAGATTTTCCAGTTGCCGAAGACGATCCTCCAGATGGACTTTCCCAAAAAGCGCCAGACCGAAAAAAATCGCCGCGCGGTGCATACGCATAAGTAAATCCGATGAGGACGACGTGCTTGGAGAAACTCAAGTCTCCCACGCCGGCAGTATTCACCTGATTGTCGAACATTAGCCATCGATGACTGACCATTGCAGTCAACGTAGGAGTGATGAGGTAGTTAAGCATGACGGTAGTGCCGTAACTATTGAATGTCGTACCGATGTTCTGGCTTGTGAAACTACTATGAGAAAAGTTGA
Protein-coding regions in this window:
- a CDS encoding FAD-dependent oxidoreductase, translating into MFSGASVHLLEKEIDCGLHASGRNSGVLHAGFYYSPDSLKAKFTWRGNRLLTEYCDAKGIPLNKCGKLVVARNQADHAGLDELLRRGRANGIPLEEISEKDAKSIEPRVKTCGRALFSPATSTVDPVQVMQAMKKDAVDEGVQLHCGVRYLSSSQGRVLTTKGLFDVGYVVNAAGLYADRIAREFGFSEHYRILPFKGLYLYSSEPAGSIRTNIYPVPDLKNPFLGVHFTVAASGKAKIGPTAIPGLWREHYGGVANFRWSEFFEVAARGASLLAASNFDFKTLAIREMAKYSKSTMISLASQLAEGVKPEHYQSWGKPGIRAQLVDIRKRKLEMDFVLEGDKHSMHILNAVSPAFTCSLPFSEYVCQQIKATLS
- a CDS encoding Glucose-1-phosphate cytidylyltransferase; the encoded protein is MKAVILAGGLGTRLSEETVLRPKPMVEIGGKPILWHIMQIHAVYGITEFVVALGYKGEMIKEYFLNFFAINNDLSVDLSTGKTIIHDGNQPKWTVHLADTGLTTQTGGRVKRLRKWLGTDETFMLTYGDGVADLNIDKLLKFHHSHGKLATMTSVRSPARFGRIGFEGDRVTEFFEKPEAGEGWINGGFFVLNIKALDYIEGDHTIWERDPVERLAHAGQMVGFKHYGFWSCMDTLKEKEYLEGLWQSGKAPWKMW
- a CDS encoding Teichoic acid export ATP-binding protein TagH, which gives rise to MGDTAVRVEQLSKRYRLGATHASETSLAGALARGLSRLWRPQPAVPRAAASLWALRDVSFEIKQGEVFGVIGTNGSGKSTLLKILSRVTEPTRGRVVLTGRFCGLLEVGTGFHPELTGRDNVYMSGAILGMTRQEIARKFDEIVAFAEVEAFIDTPVKHYSSGMYVRLGFSVLAHMDPDILIVDEVLAVGDVRFQKKCMGKMEAVGQHGRTVILVSHDMQAITRLCKRAMLLHQGEVVQEGTAHDVVNQYLHAGHIQACAAWPDPAQAPGNEVVRLRAVRVKSAAGQVADVMDIRKPIRVEIEYDILKPGHTIVAQFGFNTEDDVIAFVVNDRDPAWYRRPRPTGHYISTVWIPGNFLSEGTMVVGGGIFSEDPWQEHCDVPRVVGFRVIDPGTGDTARGDVTGRWEGVVRPLLKWTTEHLSS
- a CDS encoding O-antigen export system, permease protein — protein: MEYAVAQSDSSSIVIEPSQGYVRVGWGELWAARELFYFLAWRDLKTRYAQTAIGAGWALLQPLLSTMIFTVVFSYVVKVPSDGVPYPLFVFAAILPWALFARSLERSTLSVVTEGGLIKKVYFPRLIIPIAATFINLVDFAVGLLLLLGMMLWYQIVPPWTLVCLPLFVGGAVVTALSVSLWLSALNVKYRDVASIVPLMTQLWMFASPVLYPASLVPEPVRVYYGLNPMAGVIEGVRWALLGKAAPEWGMVAVSLGVVTILLGGGVMFFRRVERTFADVI
- a CDS encoding polysaccharide deacetylase — its product is MVGPKNCLSFDVEEHFQVSAFESPMRRRHWGQFESRVEENTEKLLGLLADNGVQATFFVLGWVAERYPSLVRRIASGGHEIASHGYGHELITSQTPVAFREDIRKAKGILENILSEPVVGYRAPSFSITKDTMWATQILVEEGYGYDSSIFPVLHDRYGVPSANPEVHQLLTASGLLWEVPPSTVKYMGVRLPVAGGGYFRLYPYVVLRAFLKKLEGQGSSLVMYMHPWEFDPDQPRMEGSLLSRLRHYLNLDKTECRMRALLQDFSFAPIRQVFSPIERMYHERLLSRPLARHSTSSTTIPTVILS
- a CDS encoding sugar transferase, with translation MNSSSKSEQEIEVEGVALQQPLVSVSVSFPKLKRRVLILGVGPLARDLCQTLMSKRTGFTEVVGFLDKDMSRIGERLVNPSIIGTYDQLFEIAERYQVHTVAVCLEDRRAVLPVQTLLDMKAMGRDVVDGHYLYEEESGRLSIDHLKPSALIFSTGFRRRLVTMVLKRCLDILISIVGMIVLLPLVFFLAILIKLDSSGPVFYRQMRVGLRGRPYMIWKFRSMRQDAEQSGARWASTQDPRISRVGRWIRKWRLDELPQLINVMKGEMSLVGPRPERPVFVQELRNTIPYYDLRHTVRPGITGWAQTRFRYGASKEDSHVKLQYDLFYVKNLSLILDLRIVVYTVKVMFMGEGAR
- a CDS encoding Tyrosine-protein kinase — translated: MNTRTLAPEDYWRAIVSRKWLVISSILVSLSIAGVVCALMPKIYQSSTKMWFEGAKIQESIVSGPHPAGGPYAPTLEDRVMEVRQFVMGRKTLGQIAGEFGLFGYEKDHPDAAQSENAIRAMRGSIKVDPTKDKLFITLSFLNEDPIVARDVTSRLSDLFIEETLKDRERGVEAAEDFLGLELKHAKADLEAKEKIISEFKQQHLGELPQQIDANLRKLDRLQDDMKSQSEQAQNLANRLVQIDKSIKDYEETGEISDSPGNSPKRNKDPRLARIKELERRLVELSSVYKETYPDLVQVKEEIKKLREMTSAQYRDLLPDNETADEPSGGKKTKRKVIDPYHAELLKQREDIVLELDAVKRRQAHISVEMSQYERRVERTPEREQKLKTLERDYDNLQKNYQSLLDKKLSAGMQKSLAQGRKGAKFSVVDPAYTPVVPVVPNIPLIMLAGLALGCVLGFGGAVGLELMGRGFRSAEEVEITLGLPVIASIPLYESAFGGTMQTVRALSQKNRSSALLLSGQNRQNDDFQMTGGLPIATTGKHRSQSGQLHNPTPGLELVSMWRPLSFVAEQYRVAATRLELMTGERKSTAIVVTSAVMGEGKSSTALNLGYVLAKDLDRRTVVIDCDLKRPMQHIYAGVWQQPGLAEVLRGTKVVEDCMQRLGEVGPWILTAGGVGDNPLALSKMHQLADLISELKEKFDYVIIDAPPVLPLADMHVLASMADVLAYVVKASMTGRDVVQKALKAIGDTVHVGIILNGLDAHTTPYYMQQEYYREAHHEQLK